A region of Athene noctua chromosome 12, bAthNoc1.hap1.1, whole genome shotgun sequence DNA encodes the following proteins:
- the RBM27 gene encoding RNA-binding protein 27 isoform X4 has protein sequence MIIENVDALKSWLAKLLEPICDADPSALANYVVALVKKDKPEKELKAFCADQLDVFLQKETSGFVDKLFESLYTKSYLPSLEPTKVEAKPAGQEKEEVKEELSLKQNFQEPVEEERDGRKKKYSSPQRSRADSSEQRTREKKRDDGKWRDYDRYYDRSDLYREKSSWRRGRSKSRSKSRGLSRSRSRSRGRSKDRDTSRSAEHRERSKFKSERNDVESSYNPVSVSPSKSTEQYSSAQSIPSAVTVIAPAHHLENTTESWSNYYNNHSNPSSFGRNPPPKRRCRDYDERGFCVLGDLCQFDHGNDPLVVDEVSLPSMIPFPPPPPGLPPPPGMLLPPLPGPARNIRLPVPQAHPQAPPPVVLPVPRPPLTQSSLINNRDQPGTSAVPSLAPIGARLPPPLPQNLLYTVSEPANIIIQTEPPIPITNNSSNVTRVVLEPDSRKRSPSNMECPPIKKPWLGKQANNNQNKPGFLKKSQYTNTKLEVQRIPPELNNITQLNEHFSKFGTIVNIQVAFQNDPEAALIQYLTNDEARKAISSTEAVLNNRFIRVLWHRESEQQPPLLQQQQQQTPAQSLHHQLHLQQQALTAAPAVTMHSSLSKVMNKPLASGAYVLNKVPVKRRLGAAGGTQPDLSQPGAVAEDSQTFPTSTSHSKMVYSSSNLKTTMKPGAGSKPHDVQEALKKKQEAMKLQQDMRKKKQEMLEKQIECQKMLISKLEKNKAMKPEERAEIMKTLKELSGKISQLKDELKTSSATSTPSKLKSKTEAQKELLDAELDFHKRLSSGEDTTELRKKLNQLQVEAARLGILPAGRGKTVPAQGRGRGRGRGGRGRGMLNHMVVDHRPKALTVGGFIEEEKDELLQHFSKFGDIEDLQEEDSPLSVVLTFKSRSEAENAANQGSRFKDRRLQISWHKPKVPSVSTEIEEEESKEEETETSDLFLHEDDDDDDEDEDESRSWRR, from the exons ATGATCATAGAGAACGTGGACGCCCTCAAGTCTTGGCTGGCCAAGTTGCTGGAGCCGAT ATGTGACGCAGACCCCTCAGCCTTAGCCAACTATGTTGTGGCATTAGTCAAGAAAGACAAACCAGAGAAAGAGTTGAAAGCTTTCTGTGCTGATCAGCTGGATGTCTTTCTGCAAAAAG AAACTTCAGGTTTTGTAGATAAACTTTTTGAAAGTCTGTACACAAAGAGTTATCTTCCTTCTCTTGAACCCACGAAAGTAGAAGCAAAGCCTGCAGGTCAGGAAAAAGAAGAAGTCAAGGAGGAG TTGTCTCTTAAACAGAATTTTCAAGAGCCAGTTGAAgaagagcgggatggcaggaaaaagaagtatTCCAGTCCACAGAGAAGCCGTGCAGATTCCAGTGAACAAAG AAccagagagaagaagagagacgATGGAAAATGGAGGGACTATGACAGATACTACGACAGGAGCGACCTGTACAGAGAGAAGTCGAGCTGGCGACGCGGCAGGAGTAAAAGTCGTAGCAAAAGCAGAGGGCTGAGTCGAAGCCGCAGCCGCAGCAGGGGTAGAAGCAAAGACCGTGACACAAGCAGGAGCGCTG agcacCGAGAGAGATCGAAGTTCAAGAGTGAAAGAAATGATGTTGAAAGCTCATATAATCCAGTGTCTGTGTCTCCCAGTAAATCTACTGAACAGTATTCCTCTGCACAGTCTATTCCCAGTGCTGTTACTGTAATTGCACCTGCGCACCATCTTGAAAACACAACAGAGAGCTGGTCAAATTACTACAACAATCATAGCAATCCCAGTTCATTTGGTAGAAACCCTCCTCCTAAAAGAAGATGTCGAGATTATGATG AGCGAGGATTTTGTGTACTTGGTGATCTTTGCCAGTTTGATCATGGAAATGATCCTTTAGTAGTAGATGAAGTTTCCTTGCCAAGTATGATTCCTTTTCCTCCGCCACCTCCGGGACTCCCCCCTCCTCCTGGAATGCTCCTGCCCCCTTTGCCGGGTCCAGCTCGTAACATAAGGTTGCCAGTTCCACAGGCTCATCCGCAGGCACCGCCTCCCGTTGTGCTTCCCGTACCAA GACCACCTTTAACACAGTCAAGCTTGATAAATAATCGTGACCAGCCTGGGACAAGTGCAGTGCCCAGTCTTGCACCCATCGGAGCAAGACTACCTCCTCCTTTACCCCAGAACCTACTGTATACAGTATCGGAAC ctGCCAATATTATCATCCAGACTGAACCTCCCATTCCCATTACAAATAATAGCAGCAACGTAACTAGAGTTGTCCTTGAACCAGACAGCAGGAAAAGATCTCCGAGTAACATGGAGTGCCCACCAATAAAGAAACCGTGGCTGGGAAA ACAAGCAAATAACAACCAGAACAAACCAGGATTTTTGAAAAAGAGTCAGTATACCAACACAAAACTAGAAGTTCAAAGAATTCCACCAGAATTGAACAATATTACACAGCTCAACGAGCACTTCAGCAAATTTGGAACTATTGTAAACATTCAG GTTGCTTTCCAGAATGATCCTGAAGCTGCTCTAATTCAGTACTTGACTAACGACGAGGCTAGGAAGGCAATTTCCAGCACAGAGGCAGTTCTGAACAACCGGTTCATAAGGGTCCTGTGGCACAGGGAGAGCGAGCAGCAGCCcccactgctgcagcagcaacagcagcagacacCCGCGCAGTCTCTCCATCACCAGCTTCACCTGCAGCAGCAGGCCCTGACGGCGGCACCGGCGGTGACGATGCACAGCAGCCTGTCAAAG GTGATGAATAAACCACTGGCATCTGGTGCCTACGTCCTTAACAAAGTCCCGGTGAAACGTCGCCTTGGAGCAGCAGGTGGAACCCAGCCTGACTTAAGCCAGCCTGGGGCTGTGGCAGAGGATTCTCAG ACATTTCCTACTTCTACAAGCCACTCAAAAATGGTTTACAGTTCTTCAAACTTAAAGACAACTATGAAGCCTGGTGCAGGGTCTAAACCTCACGACGTGCAAGAAGCgcttaaaaaaaaacag GAGGCAATGAAACTCCAACAAGACATGAGGAAAAAGAAGCAGGAGATGTTAGAAAAACAAATAGAATGCCAGAAG ATGTTGATATCCAAGCTGGAGAAAAATAAGGCTATGAAACCAGAAGAGAGAGCAGAAATAATGAAGACCTTAAAAGAACTATCAGGAAAAATATCGCAGTTAAAGGATGAATTAAAAACTTCATCTGCAACCTCTACACCATCAAAATTAAAGTCcaagacagag GCACAAAAGGAACTGTTAGATGCAGAGCTGGACTTCCATAAGAGACTCTCTTCTGGAGAAGACACAACTGAATTGCGAAAAAAGCTGAATCAGTTACAAGTAGAG GCAGCCCGTTTGGGCATTCTGCCTGCTGGTCGAGGAAAGACTGTGCCAGCCCAAGGCAGAGGACGGGGACGGGGTCGTGGTGGGAGAGGAAGGGGCATGTTGAATCATATGGTGGTGGATCATCGTCCCAAAGCACTGACAGTTGGAGGCTTCattgaagaggaaaaagatgaaTTATTACAGCACTTCTCT AAATTTGGAGATATTGAAGACCTTCAAGAGGAGGATTCCCCATTAAGTGTTGTTCTAACTTTTAAATCTCGCTCAGAAGCTGAGAAT GCTGCTAACCAAGGGTCCCGGTTCAAAGACCGAAGGCTACAGATATCATGGCACAAACCGAAGGTACCTTCTGTGTCCACAGAAATAGAGGAAGAGGAGTCTAAGGAGGAG GAGACTGAAacctcagatttatttttgcacgaagatgatgatgatgatgatgaagatgaggatgagtCCCGCTCTTGGAGAAGATGA
- the RBM27 gene encoding RNA-binding protein 27 isoform X5, with translation MIIENVDALKSWLAKLLEPICDADPSALANYVVALVKKDKPEKELKAFCADQLDVFLQKETSGFVDKLFESLYTKSYLPSLEPTKVEAKPAGQEKEEVKEELSLKQNFQEPVEEERDGRKKKYSSPQRSRADSSEQRTREKKRDDGKWRDYDRYYDRSDLYREKSSWRRGRSKSRSKSRGLSRSRSRSRGRSKDRDTSRSAEHRERSKFKSERNDVESSYNPVSVSPSKSTEQYSSAQSIPSAVTVIAPAHHLENTTESWSNYYNNHSNPSSFGRNPPPKRRCRDYDERGFCVLGDLCQFDHGNDPLVVDEVSLPSMIPFPPPPPGLPPPPGMLLPPLPGPARNIRLPVPQAHPQAPPPVVLPVPTANIIIQTEPPIPITNNSSNVTRVVLEPDSRKRSPSNMECPPIKKPWLGKQANNNQNKPGFLKKSQYTNTKLEVQRIPPELNNITQLNEHFSKFGTIVNIQVAFQNDPEAALIQYLTNDEARKAISSTEAVLNNRFIRVLWHRESEQQPPLLQQQQQQTPAQSLHHQLHLQQQALTAAPAVTMHSSLSKVMNKPLASGAYVLNKVPVKRRLGAAGGTQPDLSQPGAVAEDSQTFPTSTSHSKMVYSSSNLKTTMKPGAGSKPHDVQEALKKKQEAMKLQQDMRKKKQEMLEKQIECQKMLISKLEKNKAMKPEERAEIMKTLKELSGKISQLKDELKTSSATSTPSKLKSKTEAQKELLDAELDFHKRLSSGEDTTELRKKLNQLQVEAARLGILPAGRGKTVPAQGRGRGRGRGGRGRGMLNHMVVDHRPKALTVGGFIEEEKDELLQHFSKFGDIEDLQEEDSPLSVVLTFKSRSEAENAANQGSRFKDRRLQISWHKPKVPSVSTEIEEEESKEEETETSDLFLHEDDDDDDEDEDESRSWRR, from the exons ATGATCATAGAGAACGTGGACGCCCTCAAGTCTTGGCTGGCCAAGTTGCTGGAGCCGAT ATGTGACGCAGACCCCTCAGCCTTAGCCAACTATGTTGTGGCATTAGTCAAGAAAGACAAACCAGAGAAAGAGTTGAAAGCTTTCTGTGCTGATCAGCTGGATGTCTTTCTGCAAAAAG AAACTTCAGGTTTTGTAGATAAACTTTTTGAAAGTCTGTACACAAAGAGTTATCTTCCTTCTCTTGAACCCACGAAAGTAGAAGCAAAGCCTGCAGGTCAGGAAAAAGAAGAAGTCAAGGAGGAG TTGTCTCTTAAACAGAATTTTCAAGAGCCAGTTGAAgaagagcgggatggcaggaaaaagaagtatTCCAGTCCACAGAGAAGCCGTGCAGATTCCAGTGAACAAAG AAccagagagaagaagagagacgATGGAAAATGGAGGGACTATGACAGATACTACGACAGGAGCGACCTGTACAGAGAGAAGTCGAGCTGGCGACGCGGCAGGAGTAAAAGTCGTAGCAAAAGCAGAGGGCTGAGTCGAAGCCGCAGCCGCAGCAGGGGTAGAAGCAAAGACCGTGACACAAGCAGGAGCGCTG agcacCGAGAGAGATCGAAGTTCAAGAGTGAAAGAAATGATGTTGAAAGCTCATATAATCCAGTGTCTGTGTCTCCCAGTAAATCTACTGAACAGTATTCCTCTGCACAGTCTATTCCCAGTGCTGTTACTGTAATTGCACCTGCGCACCATCTTGAAAACACAACAGAGAGCTGGTCAAATTACTACAACAATCATAGCAATCCCAGTTCATTTGGTAGAAACCCTCCTCCTAAAAGAAGATGTCGAGATTATGATG AGCGAGGATTTTGTGTACTTGGTGATCTTTGCCAGTTTGATCATGGAAATGATCCTTTAGTAGTAGATGAAGTTTCCTTGCCAAGTATGATTCCTTTTCCTCCGCCACCTCCGGGACTCCCCCCTCCTCCTGGAATGCTCCTGCCCCCTTTGCCGGGTCCAGCTCGTAACATAAGGTTGCCAGTTCCACAGGCTCATCCGCAGGCACCGCCTCCCGTTGTGCTTCCCGTACCAA ctGCCAATATTATCATCCAGACTGAACCTCCCATTCCCATTACAAATAATAGCAGCAACGTAACTAGAGTTGTCCTTGAACCAGACAGCAGGAAAAGATCTCCGAGTAACATGGAGTGCCCACCAATAAAGAAACCGTGGCTGGGAAA ACAAGCAAATAACAACCAGAACAAACCAGGATTTTTGAAAAAGAGTCAGTATACCAACACAAAACTAGAAGTTCAAAGAATTCCACCAGAATTGAACAATATTACACAGCTCAACGAGCACTTCAGCAAATTTGGAACTATTGTAAACATTCAG GTTGCTTTCCAGAATGATCCTGAAGCTGCTCTAATTCAGTACTTGACTAACGACGAGGCTAGGAAGGCAATTTCCAGCACAGAGGCAGTTCTGAACAACCGGTTCATAAGGGTCCTGTGGCACAGGGAGAGCGAGCAGCAGCCcccactgctgcagcagcaacagcagcagacacCCGCGCAGTCTCTCCATCACCAGCTTCACCTGCAGCAGCAGGCCCTGACGGCGGCACCGGCGGTGACGATGCACAGCAGCCTGTCAAAG GTGATGAATAAACCACTGGCATCTGGTGCCTACGTCCTTAACAAAGTCCCGGTGAAACGTCGCCTTGGAGCAGCAGGTGGAACCCAGCCTGACTTAAGCCAGCCTGGGGCTGTGGCAGAGGATTCTCAG ACATTTCCTACTTCTACAAGCCACTCAAAAATGGTTTACAGTTCTTCAAACTTAAAGACAACTATGAAGCCTGGTGCAGGGTCTAAACCTCACGACGTGCAAGAAGCgcttaaaaaaaaacag GAGGCAATGAAACTCCAACAAGACATGAGGAAAAAGAAGCAGGAGATGTTAGAAAAACAAATAGAATGCCAGAAG ATGTTGATATCCAAGCTGGAGAAAAATAAGGCTATGAAACCAGAAGAGAGAGCAGAAATAATGAAGACCTTAAAAGAACTATCAGGAAAAATATCGCAGTTAAAGGATGAATTAAAAACTTCATCTGCAACCTCTACACCATCAAAATTAAAGTCcaagacagag GCACAAAAGGAACTGTTAGATGCAGAGCTGGACTTCCATAAGAGACTCTCTTCTGGAGAAGACACAACTGAATTGCGAAAAAAGCTGAATCAGTTACAAGTAGAG GCAGCCCGTTTGGGCATTCTGCCTGCTGGTCGAGGAAAGACTGTGCCAGCCCAAGGCAGAGGACGGGGACGGGGTCGTGGTGGGAGAGGAAGGGGCATGTTGAATCATATGGTGGTGGATCATCGTCCCAAAGCACTGACAGTTGGAGGCTTCattgaagaggaaaaagatgaaTTATTACAGCACTTCTCT AAATTTGGAGATATTGAAGACCTTCAAGAGGAGGATTCCCCATTAAGTGTTGTTCTAACTTTTAAATCTCGCTCAGAAGCTGAGAAT GCTGCTAACCAAGGGTCCCGGTTCAAAGACCGAAGGCTACAGATATCATGGCACAAACCGAAGGTACCTTCTGTGTCCACAGAAATAGAGGAAGAGGAGTCTAAGGAGGAG GAGACTGAAacctcagatttatttttgcacgaagatgatgatgatgatgatgaagatgaggatgagtCCCGCTCTTGGAGAAGATGA